The window GTCGCAGCCGCACCATCTTCACCGAGCTGCAGCTGATGGGCCTGGAGAAGAAGTTCCAGAAGCAGAAGTACCTGTCCACACCAGACAGGTTAGTATAGTTAATTTACTTGCATCTGATTAGATAGATTCAGACAGACTAGGTAGATTGGATTAGGTAGATTACAGTTGCACATACAGGCAAATACACAAATCatcaaaacacaccaacacTAAAAGAACACACTGcataaaagcaaaagcaaaagcaaaaaaatcaaaaatggtGAATCCGGACTGGGATAACCTCATAGCTACCTGAAATGATTTTGTGAGGTCACATAAAAGAAAGCAAACCACTGATGTGTTAAAGGTAACTAACATCAGATTTATTAAATTGCGACCTGAAAGCTACCAGAGTCATATAAGCGTCACTcaactgtgacattttgatAACCTGCATAGCTGGCataaagtgcattttaaaagtACAGTGCAAAGCAtgcgcacacattcacaaagccACAAGTGCAATTATCAAGCGGTGGTTAACCTAACATCATAATTTTTGATTTATCCTGTGGGGAATGTCTCGTGTAATGTGAATTTGTCTAAGCCAGAGCATTACCTCAGCATTCTAGTTGAGACAAGAGTAACGTTTTAACCCTGAGCTCGCGAACAGCGAAAAGCCTCAACAAAGAAACACTGCCTTATTCAAGAAAACGGGGACGGTGGCCAACGcaagcaaacagaaatgtattaCACTGATTTACTGCCAATCATTTCACACATGTGCAGGTGTATATAAAGTACATTTAGCTTTCTACAATAAGATGAAGTAATCTGCATGTTAATATCAGTGTCTTAAGTTCCATTCTGTGGGTCATTTTTGGGACCTGACATGAGGTTAGACcatattttccagttttattgTACGTCTTGCTTTTATATTTGGCCTGCAGGCTACTTTTCCATTATAACCCCGAGTGGTATTGAACCGTAAGTGTTGTAAAAAGCTTTGCTTCACATGCGCAGTAGGAGTTTCAAACTGCCTGTGAAGATTTGCATCAAGTTGAGATTGGCTGTAAGCACACTCCACCCACATTACTCaacctttttgtgtgtgtgtgtgtgtgtgtgtacccatGGGGAGTAAATCAGTGGTgattaaaaaacatgaataactggcttcatgtacagtatgttcatgCACTTAGACATGCATATAGCTACACTTTCCACACAGACGTGTCTAATATATCTCTTTGCAGTGTATCTACTCACCACATCTAATCTAAAAAGACATTAGCATATTTGGAATAAACCAGATTTATTTGTTATTCTATTTACATCCCGTCCGTAGGGAAAACTCCCACGATGCATTATTAAATATATCACATCTTGGCTTGCCTGGGGCTGTTGGAAAGGCGCCATGCCTCATCTTAAAGCAGAAGCCCTGAGGCAGAGCACAACTCAGTGATCAAAACCAACCACCCGTATGGATGGCTGTGCCAGAACATTGTGCCCCTGTCAAAATATCCGATTCTGACACTGTgttgaaaattaattaaatacccagctggcagaaaaaaaaatcaacagcgAAAATCCCCTTTTTAAAACCCCACATCAAAGGTGTGGCGTGCTCCCCACTTTGGTTTGTTATGATCCAGAGATAACTTcacttttctcttccttttcttggCTTGAAAACTCTGTGGTTTTGAATTAAGACTACGTGTGGGGACTGAAGgaaccaaaaccaaaattacGCCTGAAAAAGactaatttaattatttatatgGTAGAGCAATGATGATTTTACGCAGCATCCAATTATAATAATTGGTGTCTTAATAATCCttactgtcatcatcatcatcatcatcagaaggTATTCAGCTACACCCATGTAAGAGGTGAGAGGTGTGAGAATGGAACAAAATGGCGGTCCTGCAGTAGCCTAGAGGGAGTAACTCAAATACTGTTTCTGTTAATGTGACTGTGTGGTTTCTCTCCTTTGAGAACTAATGACCATAAATAagtggggtgtttttttttccttctgcaaTTACTTTTCCTTGCCTCCAGTCGTTGCCCCCTTATAGACTGGGGTACATATGATAGGGAAGTTTGATAGACAGCTTGATTACCTGTGTGTCTGgtgtttttacacacacatacacatgaaaagaaaagaaaaaaactccccaCACAGTTCTTTATGTAAGGCATAAGGTTATGTAGATGATCCCATGAATCTCAGGGATTTGTTGTTGCTCTGCTTTTTAGattctgttctctctttttctctgtctcggCTTCCACTTTCACCATCAAATGAAACTCAGTTCCTTTCACTAGGGGGTGGTAGGGATGAAAACCCCTTCATCTGACTATTAGAGACTTTGAGAAGAGCAGGGAAGAGGaaatctcatttaaaaaaaaaaaaaaaaaaaaagccctgatAGCTGCTCCTTTCCTGTACAAATGGATGCCTTGCTCACTTTATCTGTCCCTTCCTGAGGGATCACATTTCACACCAGCCAATAGCCCTATTAGTCATGGATCAACACATGTGGTGGATGCATTCAGAATTTTCTCCAGTACCCCAATCATCCAGCTAGAAGTGCGATGATTGGATTACTGACCTTGGTACAGATGTTTCAAACACTGTTTCCTTAGCTGCAGGTGTACAGTGTCAAACGAGAGCTACAAGCAAATCAGCTTTGATGTGAGATTCAAAGGCAGAGTTAAGGGTAGAGGAGAAGTCTTACTTTGAGCACTGTGCTTCAGTTTGCAATGCTGGCAAACTCTATATGTAACGCTGCATTATATACTAGACAGAAATTGGTAATAATTTCTATATTCTcttgtcagaggaaaaaaagtgatgaaaattgaaaaattttAAAGCATGTGGATAATATGGTATATTGCTTGGACAATAAACATAAAGTGTATGAAATGTCCATCCTAATGTGGAGCTTGTTTTGCTTGTGATCCTGCAGATTAGACCTGGCCCAGTCACTTGGCCTCACACAGCTTCAGGTGAAGACATGGTACCAAAACAGACGCATGAAGTGGAAGAAAATGGTAAGTGATAGCACCACAGTAAAGTCCGACATGACATGGGAACAATATTCTTTTCCTATCATCATCTCgaacattttctattttttgttgCTTGTACAAGCAAACTTCACAAGTACAAGTACTCACTTGTACAAGTCAGATTCACTAAAGCCTCTGAAGTGTGCAAACTTTTCATAAATCTCATGGTTCAGGTTATTGAACACCACCAGTTCATGAGGAGGTGCATGTTTATGAGATTTGATCATTACACAATATCACAGTAATCAGCATCCCTGAAATTGCCATATAGGGCTACATGTTCCGCTGTGTTTGTGGGCGGatttcattcaaaaaaatattACCAAAGCATATGACTCCCCACAGAAATTCAAATCCTGTTATCAAAAATCAGCACACAAAAAGATATCAAGATTAGCAGGCTGTCAAAATAATTAGAAAATGGTAATGGTTCAGATGGCAATGCACTATGCTGTGACAGAACTGTGGTTTTACAGTAAGTTAGATGCTAAACATGACCTTCCTAAAGCAAAGCAGTGATGGAGATACTAAACGAGAGAATGGTAGCTTGAGGATGGAACAGcataaagacacagacaggcagactgtACATGCTCTTACGACATGGTCCGTGAACTTTGTCCATACGTCAAAGAAAACTGCAAATACGAGAAAACTGGCAAATGCCACAAAGTCTTTTaagtcactgaaaaaaaaatctctgaatCTGTTTGCATGAATGGTTTTTGCGTGTGGGCCGAGTCTTCTCATgtctttatttgattttgtcATACTTAAAAGTATAGCATTTTATCTCTTCCAAAATAAAGTATGGCTTTGATTTTACTGCTAACCAACTGTTGCGTGTTATGCTGGTTTGCACTACAAAAGTGAGGGAAGCAAACAGAGGGTCACAACATGGCAGGAAGAGAGGGTGTGGAAAGACAAAGAGTGGTGTGAGGTATGACCGATGATGACGGCAGTGAGAGCAAACACTTTTGTAGAAGGGTCAACAACTCAGAGAACAAAAACGACCTGAAATCGTTAAAGATAAATGAGTGCATAAGGGGCGGCCAGCAGCAATATGTCTTCTCTTACTATAATAGCAAGCGTTGCCTTCGACTGCTGCTGCCATTTATTACCAGAGAAGTCCACTGAGATTGTCTGTGTGTTATCCTAGGTGCTCAAAGGAGGTCACGAGGCCCCGACTAAGCCCAAGGGAAGACCCAAGAAGAACTCCATTCCCACCACAGAGGAAATAGAGGCTGAAGAGCGAAGAatgaagatggaggaagaggagaggatgaggagggcgGCCGAGGAAGCAGCGCTGACTCATGGAGGAGAGGTGTCTCAGCTGGAACCCCAAGATCTCAGTTCAGAAACTCACAATCCGGCCAGAGCGATGGAGGAATCCGAGCGAGAGCTGCCGCTCCAGATGCAATCAGAGACTCACGCAGCCAGCTAAGCGAGAACAAAGCAACCAAAGACTAAtgacaacctgaaaacaaataGTGCCTCAGGATCACTGTAAAAAGCCTGTGTGGTGTTTAGAGCCATTTACTTTAGGGATTTGACTGGAAACATATCGGTGGTATCCAACCTTTACCTAATGTagccttttattttttgtgtactGGAAAATGTGCCATGCAAAAGAGCTAACGTGCATAAGACACTGATTGCACTGGTTAAACTTTGGCCTTTGGTCCACAGTACAAGGAGTGTAAATCTGTCAAATCCAAACAGGTCAGTCAAGCCTTAATCACAACACTGTGGCATGTATCACAGCATCTACTCATTATGCTTTTCAGCCATGGAAGATCACACATACCACTGATCCTCAAAGCTGCCTCACATAGTGCATGTGCCAAAATATCAAACTCTGCCTTACTGTAGTGTCTCTATGTATTTATGTACCATAAATCACTCCTCACTGCCAAAAACTATCATTTTAAACGGCTACAGTGCCTTGTCAGTCTCAGAGGAAAGCTTTTAAAGTGTTGATAAACCTAACGATCAAATGCAAGtatattttttacagtgatTTTTGACAAGTGCTGTTTTTCGGAGACAGAGTTGTAAAGTTTAGAAAAGAACACTTCTGAACACTGCTTAGACTGGAGTTCTCAGCTTTAAGGCACAAATGTGTTCATCATTTGCTCAGTGAcgcttgcatttttttttttaacctgaaaAATCAATATTTCTGCAAAGCCATACACTGTATCATACTGTAGAAATGtgtataaagtataaaatataTGATCTTTTGGCTATATATgtaaaacagtatttttaacTGCTGTTTTAAATTGGATTTAAATAGTTTGGATGTATAATGTTACAGCCGCCCCtgatgttttttcctctttctgccaCGGGAGTCAGGATGACTCTGCTTTCTGCCACGAGGCCTCTAAGACTCTTAAGCTGTCACAGTTTCTCAGAGGGAATAAATCATCGCCTGTGCCAGAGATGCACGGCAAATGCTGAACATTTAAAATCTCAAAGACGTTTTTAGCTCGCAGGCTTGCATGAGTACCCCAGACCTGCATTAACGTAACACTGCCTTCaactgtctgtcactgacttcTCTGCGTACTTCAAACTCTACTTTCTGTCCTTGCAAAGATTTGTAATTTTCAAGAAGTTTCATTTTTTGAATtatacagatttatttttatttgttattgttcCATATGAAAAGTGCAGTATTTTTCTGATGTAAATAATGCTTGTTTGGTAagcctgtttgctgttttttttttttttttttaggtttgtgtaaaatcatttttaccatatacaagtgtgtgtttatgtatttaaataCACTTAATAAAATAGCTATCATTTAAGTCGTGCCTGGTATTATTGTGATGCAATTAGTTGTTTAGGTTGAGTGGGGAAATCATTTTAACCTTGGTGAGTTTTGGTTGATAAAATTCTtcttaacaacaacaacaaaagtgaCTCCTTACTTTTGGATCAAGCTTCATATCTCAAATGCATCACAGGCTAGATGATGCTAGTTTTGAGTGCTCTGCATATGCAACCAGAAACAACGAATCAACAAACTAATCTGCTGTATCTCAACTGAAGTCACCTATCGTATGACTCCTCAAAAAATTCAGAGATGTACTGTCACGACATGCTAAGTGTGTGTAAATCAAGCAGTTACAGTAGCTCTGGCAGGTTGAAGTTCAGGCAGATCCATTACTGAGGAAGCTTTTGAAGACGTATTAGTTGTAGTCAAAGTTCACCATAAATCACAAGAAAGAGAACAAAGCATTTAAGCACTCAGTGTTGTGACATTTATCATCTTTATCTGTACAGCAAACAAGATGGCCTGTTGTGCACCTAAGGGCTCCTCCGTGACCCTGAGCAAGTGAGGAACAGTCTAAAGTGTATTTTTAGTGCCTGATACCGGACATGGATGATTTCTAAAGCAAACAGCAGAGGTTAGCACTGAGTGATGTGTACTGTGCTTAACGCCTTGTGTAAACACTCTTAGTatgctgtatatgtgtgtggatTCAACAGCAGAGGCCCCAACAATTCTTGGATGTATGATTAAAAATTCTACTTTTTCAGTCTTAATGAATTGATGTCCTCTAcattattgctgtttttttctcctgtatcatcttacacacacacacttacatatatattacatataagAACATTTCCATCTATTGTGTTTAACATCTTTAACTATCAGCAATTATAATTTCAGCAGAATTAGTGGGTGTGATCACAACAAATGTGAATATGAACATCTATGAGTAAAATTAAGATCTGCTTGCCAGGAACTATGCACAATTATGAGAATTTTACAAATGAAGTGTTTAACAAGAACAACTGTcaataataatagaaaagaTTTTAGAGATACAGTTTTTTGAATCACACTAATAAAGGCACTAGAGGCCAAACTGATATTGCAGGAGCATTTGCTATGTTGATCACTCTTACTACTAATGTTAATGAGTTCTGTCAGTGAAACAAATATGCACAGCACAATGTGTAAATTAAGCATGAAGTCCTACAAACAATGCTGTGCTTTCAGTATTGGCATGTTAATCATGATCCTTTAACTGTCCCCATTCCTTAAACTATACTGAACAACTGCTTCCAGCTGCTTGGTTAAAGGCACAAGGAACACAGCTTGTACTGAATGTATGCCATCAACTGTTGGCATATACAGTAGTTATTTCCTTGGAATGTACTAAACTTTTATTATCCAGGATTGACTGTGCCACTCAGCTTAGCCACCTGGTTAAATTAAgactagaaaaacaaaagtccCTTGGAGCAGGTACAGTGCATGTGCATTAATTGCAGGGAATGAGTGCAAACATTTTCCTATTAAATGTCCTTGTGAAAACAGAGGCTCTGGCTGGCAGGCAGGGAGGAAGGTCTGCAAGGAACCGCACTTTGCAAGTCTCCACAGGCTGGCGAGCTCCTCCAGG of the Toxotes jaculatrix isolate fToxJac2 chromosome 9, fToxJac2.pri, whole genome shotgun sequence genome contains:
- the barx2 gene encoding homeobox protein BarH-like 2, yielding MHCQAELRLSSPGQLKAARRRYKTFMIDEILSKETCDYFEKLSLYSVCPSLIVRPKPLHSCSGSSSLRAYPLLSVITRQPPNLPPHLPQPSSPGGVPSHLSLLSPQHPRGSEPSPSQTPLSISSESETERSTPRLKKPRRSRTIFTELQLMGLEKKFQKQKYLSTPDRLDLAQSLGLTQLQVKTWYQNRRMKWKKMVLKGGHEAPTKPKGRPKKNSIPTTEEIEAEERRMKMEEEERMRRAAEEAALTHGGEVSQLEPQDLSSETHNPARAMEESERELPLQMQSETHAAS